One genomic segment of Kiritimatiella glycovorans includes these proteins:
- the thiH gene encoding 2-iminoacetate synthase ThiH, translating into MNEVPEQIDPRPWLAAARGGARREDAMRALASDEPGPRELAALLSPAAGALLEPMARRAQALTRRHFGRTVQLYVPLYLSSHCPGGCLYCGFASDRAAPRHRLEPEQSEDEMDALKSMGFEEVLLLTGERCPGADYAYVRDCVARAARHFHNVNVEVFPMETGEYRGLAEAGCSGLTLYQETYDPGRYERFHRWGPKRDYRARLDAPERALRAGLRFAGLGALLGLSDPRYDLLALYRHAAALRKQYWRSGISISFPRIRDQEGGFRPDFPVSDRELAQFIYAFRLCLPDVPLVLSTRERPALRDGMAGVGISKMSVASRTTVGGYSGRTQYSEGQFEVSDGRGIDEFCAMLRAANLEPVFKNWEAVYR; encoded by the coding sequence ATGAACGAAGTGCCTGAACAGATCGACCCGCGGCCGTGGCTCGCTGCGGCCCGCGGCGGAGCACGCCGCGAGGATGCGATGCGCGCCCTCGCGTCGGATGAACCCGGGCCGCGGGAGCTGGCGGCCCTGCTTTCGCCTGCGGCCGGGGCGCTGCTCGAACCGATGGCACGCAGGGCGCAGGCGCTGACGCGGCGTCACTTCGGCCGCACCGTTCAGCTCTATGTTCCTCTTTACCTTTCCAGCCATTGTCCCGGCGGCTGCCTCTACTGCGGGTTCGCCTCGGACCGCGCCGCGCCCCGTCATCGTCTCGAGCCGGAACAGAGCGAGGACGAGATGGACGCGCTGAAATCGATGGGGTTCGAGGAAGTGCTGCTCCTGACGGGGGAGCGCTGTCCCGGCGCGGACTACGCCTATGTGCGCGACTGCGTCGCGCGGGCCGCCCGCCATTTCCATAACGTCAATGTGGAAGTCTTCCCCATGGAAACCGGGGAATACCGCGGCCTCGCCGAAGCCGGCTGCTCGGGCCTGACGCTCTACCAGGAGACGTACGACCCCGGGCGATACGAGAGATTTCACCGCTGGGGGCCGAAACGGGATTATCGCGCGCGACTCGACGCGCCGGAACGGGCGCTGCGGGCGGGTCTTCGATTCGCGGGCCTCGGCGCTCTGCTGGGCCTTTCGGATCCCCGTTACGATCTGCTCGCGCTCTACCGGCACGCCGCGGCGCTCCGCAAACAGTACTGGCGCAGCGGTATCTCTATATCGTTCCCCAGGATCCGCGACCAGGAGGGTGGGTTCCGGCCGGACTTTCCCGTGTCCGATCGCGAGCTGGCCCAGTTCATCTATGCCTTCCGACTCTGTCTCCCGGATGTCCCGCTGGTGCTGTCCACCCGGGAGCGCCCCGCCTTGCGCGACGGCATGGCCGGCGTGGGGATTTCGAAAATGAGCGTGGCCAGCCGGACGACGGTCGGGGGCTACAGCGGCCGGACGCAGTACTCCGAGGGGCAGTTCGAGGTGAGCGACGGACGCGGCATCGACGAGTTCTGCGCGATGCTCCGGGCCGCGAACCTCGAGCCGGTCTTCAAGAACTGGGAGGCGGTCTACCGGTGA
- the nusG gene encoding transcription termination/antitermination protein NusG yields MSGTDGVEAGTGIMEKQWYVLHTLSGHEQKVRDNISSRVAQEEMEDYIGEVVIPTEKVSEVKQGKRRTTTRKFFPGYVLISVALYDENNRLDHRPWYFLQQTPGVIGFVGGEKPVPLRPDEVDMIFHQVEEKKQKVQPKVMFQAGETVKITDGPFVNFTGVIEEVDSDRGKLKVSVSIFGRTAPVELEFWQVERT; encoded by the coding sequence GTGAGCGGAACGGACGGCGTCGAGGCCGGGACGGGGATTATGGAAAAGCAGTGGTACGTATTACATACGCTTTCCGGTCATGAGCAGAAGGTTCGCGATAATATATCGAGCCGCGTGGCGCAGGAGGAGATGGAGGATTACATCGGCGAGGTCGTGATCCCGACGGAGAAGGTCTCGGAGGTCAAACAGGGCAAGCGACGGACGACCACCCGTAAGTTTTTTCCGGGCTATGTGCTGATCAGTGTGGCCCTGTACGATGAGAACAACCGTCTCGATCACCGCCCCTGGTATTTCCTTCAGCAGACGCCGGGCGTCATCGGATTCGTGGGGGGCGAGAAGCCGGTACCCCTCCGCCCCGACGAGGTGGATATGATTTTCCACCAGGTCGAGGAGAAGAAGCAGAAGGTGCAGCCGAAGGTGATGTTCCAGGCGGGAGAGACCGTCAAGATCACCGACGGCCCGTTCGTCAATTTTACCGGTGTGATCGAAGAAGTGGATTCGGATCGGGGAAAACTGAAGGTGTCGGTCTCGATATTCGGGCGGACCGCCCCGGTGGAACTGGAATTCTGGCAGGTCGAGCGTACCTGA
- the rplA gene encoding 50S ribosomal protein L1, which translates to MATHGKRYRAIKAELDPGEVRPIEEAVEFFRGHPAAEFDETLELSFRMGVDPTKSDQAIRSTVGLPHGTGKKVRVVVFATGEAANAAREAGAEEVGFEDLVQRVQDGWLDFDIAVATPETMKEVRKLGRVLGPRGLMPNPKTGTVSDDTAAAVRDAKAGRVEFRMDRHGNISVPFGKRSFSKEALVDNANAVVDAIMAAKPAAAKGAYIRRCTIATTMGPGIQVALRRVAA; encoded by the coding sequence ATGGCTACACACGGAAAGCGATACCGGGCGATCAAGGCGGAACTCGATCCCGGCGAGGTGCGTCCGATCGAAGAGGCCGTGGAGTTCTTCCGCGGTCACCCCGCCGCGGAATTCGACGAGACCCTCGAACTGAGTTTCCGGATGGGCGTCGATCCGACCAAGTCGGACCAGGCGATCCGTTCCACGGTCGGGCTGCCCCACGGCACGGGCAAAAAGGTGCGCGTGGTGGTCTTCGCGACCGGCGAGGCGGCCAACGCGGCCCGCGAAGCCGGCGCCGAGGAAGTGGGCTTTGAAGACCTCGTGCAGAGAGTTCAGGACGGGTGGCTCGACTTCGACATCGCCGTGGCCACGCCCGAGACGATGAAGGAGGTCCGCAAGCTGGGCCGCGTGCTCGGCCCCCGCGGCCTGATGCCGAATCCGAAGACCGGCACGGTCTCGGACGACACGGCGGCGGCGGTCAGGGACGCGAAGGCGGGGCGCGTCGAGTTCCGCATGGACCGGCACGGCAATATCTCGGTGCCGTTCGGGAAGCGTTCGTTTTCGAAGGAGGCGCTCGTGGACAACGCCAACGCGGTGGTCGACGCAATCATGGCGGCCAAACCCGCCGCCGCCAAGGGTGCGTACATCCGGCGCTGCACGATCGCCACCACGATGGGCCCCGGAATACAGGTGGCCCTGCGAAGAGTCGCGGCGTAA
- the thiE gene encoding thiamine phosphate synthase: MTARGGFSEGLYLILTEPVAGYEACAEAAVAREVPWLQYRPVRECAEGRLACARRLRRITRNSATRFIVNDDVELARECAADGVHLGQDDMDPERARRLWPDPGAWMGISTHNARQVRDAEMRGADYIGVGPVFPTRTKVVRDPVLGVAGAAELIRASALPCVAIGGMDAASVPRICAAGIRTFAVIGAVCNARDPGAAIDGLTAAACG; this comes from the coding sequence ATGACGGCGCGGGGCGGGTTTTCCGAAGGCCTCTACCTTATCCTCACCGAACCCGTCGCGGGATATGAGGCCTGCGCCGAGGCTGCGGTGGCCCGGGAGGTGCCCTGGCTGCAGTACCGACCCGTGCGGGAGTGCGCGGAGGGGCGGCTCGCGTGCGCCCGCAGGCTGCGCCGGATCACCCGGAACAGCGCGACGCGTTTCATCGTCAACGACGACGTGGAACTCGCCCGCGAGTGCGCGGCCGACGGAGTCCACCTCGGCCAGGACGACATGGATCCGGAACGGGCGCGCAGGCTCTGGCCCGATCCCGGCGCATGGATGGGGATCTCGACGCACAACGCGCGCCAGGTGCGCGATGCGGAGATGCGCGGTGCCGACTACATCGGCGTGGGGCCCGTCTTTCCGACGCGCACCAAAGTTGTGCGCGATCCCGTACTGGGGGTTGCCGGCGCGGCGGAACTGATCCGCGCCTCCGCGCTTCCGTGCGTGGCGATCGGGGGCATGGATGCCGCATCCGTGCCCCGTATCTGCGCCGCGGGCATACGCACCTTCGCCGTCATCGGCGCCGTCTGTAACGCCCGCGACCCCGGTGCGGCCATCGACGGGCTCACGGCTGCGGCCTGCGGTTGA
- the tuf gene encoding elongation factor Tu gives MAKEKFERTKPHVNVGTIGHVDHGKTTLTAAITAAQGAKGMAESITYDQVAKASESQGRRDATKILTIATSHVEYQTDNRHYAHVDCPGHADYVKNMVTGAAQMDGAVLVVSAADGPMPQTREHILLARQVGVPRIVVFLNKCDLVDDEELLDLVELEVRELLDKYEFPGDDTPIIRGSALPALENPTDEEKTKCIQELLDALDSFIEEPERLVDQDFLMPIEDVFSIEGRGTVVTGRVERGMVHTGDDIEIVGIHDTQKTTVTGVEMFRKILDEGQAGDNIGCLLRGVKKDQVERGQVLAKPGSITPHTHFNAEVYVLSKEEGGRHTPFFRGYRPQFYFRTTDVTGDITLPEGVEMVMPGDNVQMEVKLITPIAMEQFMRFAIREGGRTVGAGRVTEVVE, from the coding sequence ATGGCTAAGGAGAAATTCGAGCGGACAAAACCTCACGTGAACGTCGGGACCATCGGTCACGTCGACCACGGGAAAACCACGCTGACGGCGGCGATCACCGCGGCGCAGGGCGCCAAGGGCATGGCGGAGTCCATCACGTACGACCAGGTGGCGAAGGCTTCCGAATCTCAGGGTCGTCGCGATGCGACGAAGATCCTGACGATCGCCACGTCGCACGTGGAGTATCAGACCGATAACCGGCACTACGCGCACGTCGACTGCCCGGGCCATGCGGACTATGTGAAGAACATGGTGACGGGGGCGGCCCAGATGGACGGCGCGGTGCTCGTGGTGAGCGCGGCGGACGGACCGATGCCGCAGACCCGGGAGCACATTCTGCTCGCGCGCCAGGTGGGCGTGCCGCGGATCGTGGTGTTTCTGAACAAGTGCGACCTCGTGGACGACGAGGAGCTGCTGGATCTCGTGGAGCTGGAAGTGCGCGAGCTTCTCGACAAGTACGAGTTCCCGGGCGACGACACGCCGATCATCCGCGGTTCCGCGCTGCCGGCGCTGGAGAATCCCACGGATGAAGAGAAGACCAAGTGCATCCAGGAGCTGCTGGACGCGCTGGATTCGTTTATCGAGGAACCCGAGCGCCTCGTGGACCAGGACTTCCTGATGCCCATCGAGGACGTCTTCTCGATCGAGGGTCGCGGAACGGTCGTCACGGGTCGCGTCGAACGCGGCATGGTGCACACCGGCGACGACATCGAGATCGTGGGCATTCACGATACGCAGAAGACGACGGTCACGGGCGTGGAGATGTTCCGGAAGATCCTCGACGAGGGACAGGCGGGCGACAACATCGGCTGCCTCCTGCGCGGGGTCAAGAAGGACCAGGTGGAGCGCGGGCAGGTGCTCGCCAAGCCGGGTTCGATCACGCCGCACACCCACTTCAACGCGGAAGTCTACGTGCTGAGCAAGGAGGAAGGCGGACGGCATACGCCGTTCTTCCGGGGATACCGTCCCCAGTTCTACTTCCGTACGACCGACGTGACCGGCGACATCACGCTCCCCGAGGGCGTCGAGATGGTGATGCCGGGCGACAACGTCCAGATGGAAGTCAAGCTCATCACGCCGATCGCCATGGAGCAGTTCATGCGCTTCGCGATTCGGGAGGGCGGCCGCACGGTCGGCGCCGGCCGGGTCACCGAGGTGGTCGAGTAA
- a CDS encoding SurA N-terminal domain-containing protein codes for MMLARFHKIIQSKAVWTAICILICIAFLGFFAPGMGGSGGGRERSRAAGELYGKEISSREFRSAYHDVYLRYILMFGRELSIDERMDTLLREAAWQRLAMLRKADRLDIRASDEEVRAAIRSQPMFRGEQGFNRTRYDNFVNAMLPRMGYSVSALESLFRDEVRLQKLRFRPALAALVTPGEVRQAFHSYADEYELEYALVTTNQLEEPVTVAEDRVRAYYQNHADRFKMPEKVRVQYVRFPVEPYLDEVEVAEEEARRFYDRNLEQYRAESGQEEASTNDAPAYLPFEQVRGEIETELRRRRALNLAADEATELVIDLTPGREGKAPAFEQAAEGRGLEIRTLPAFARDADLKPIASDRAFIEAAFSLQNTADRYFSDAVAGEDAVYVIALEKRLPSFVPPFDTVEAQVRAAVRREARREALEARADLIRDRVAEAVSGGRTFAEALKPFGLTPERTPPFSPMQGPEDDPLAPWLSTAATRAGEGEIASPLPFRGDRYLIAHVAAYTPGDESGTLPGLRPELVSFLRRDRINRLLTEAGRYTLEEAGFRDYRAEREAEGEQTAED; via the coding sequence ATGATGCTTGCCCGCTTCCATAAGATCATCCAGTCCAAAGCCGTCTGGACGGCGATCTGCATACTTATCTGTATCGCGTTTCTCGGTTTCTTCGCCCCGGGGATGGGCGGCTCGGGAGGCGGCCGGGAACGCTCCCGTGCCGCGGGCGAACTGTACGGGAAGGAGATCAGCTCCCGGGAATTCCGCAGCGCCTACCACGACGTGTACCTGCGCTACATCCTGATGTTCGGTCGCGAGCTCAGCATCGACGAACGCATGGATACGCTCCTCCGTGAGGCGGCCTGGCAACGGCTCGCCATGCTGCGCAAGGCGGACCGCCTCGACATCCGCGCGAGCGACGAGGAGGTGCGGGCCGCGATCCGGAGCCAGCCGATGTTCCGGGGCGAACAGGGGTTCAACCGCACCCGCTACGACAACTTCGTGAACGCCATGCTCCCCCGGATGGGCTACAGCGTCTCGGCGCTGGAATCGCTGTTCCGGGACGAGGTCCGGCTCCAGAAGCTCCGGTTCCGCCCCGCCCTGGCGGCGCTGGTGACCCCGGGCGAGGTACGGCAGGCGTTCCACAGCTATGCGGACGAATACGAACTGGAGTATGCGCTGGTCACGACCAATCAACTGGAGGAACCGGTGACCGTGGCGGAGGACCGCGTCCGCGCGTACTATCAGAATCATGCCGACCGGTTCAAAATGCCGGAAAAGGTCCGCGTGCAGTATGTCCGCTTCCCGGTCGAACCCTACCTGGACGAGGTGGAGGTCGCGGAAGAAGAGGCTCGCCGCTTCTACGACCGCAACCTGGAACAGTACCGCGCCGAATCCGGACAGGAGGAGGCCTCGACCAACGACGCCCCCGCCTATCTTCCTTTCGAGCAGGTGCGCGGGGAAATCGAGACGGAACTGCGCCGCCGGCGCGCGCTCAACCTCGCCGCGGATGAAGCCACCGAGCTGGTCATTGACCTGACCCCCGGCCGCGAGGGAAAGGCGCCGGCCTTCGAACAGGCGGCGGAGGGCCGCGGCCTCGAAATCCGCACCCTGCCCGCCTTCGCGCGCGACGCGGACCTCAAACCGATCGCGTCGGACCGCGCGTTCATCGAAGCGGCGTTCAGCCTGCAGAACACCGCGGACCGCTATTTCAGCGACGCCGTGGCGGGAGAGGATGCGGTGTATGTCATCGCCCTCGAAAAACGCCTGCCGTCGTTCGTACCGCCTTTCGACACGGTCGAGGCACAGGTTCGGGCGGCGGTACGTCGTGAAGCGAGACGCGAGGCTCTTGAAGCCAGAGCAGACCTCATCCGAGACCGGGTCGCGGAGGCCGTGTCGGGCGGCAGGACCTTCGCGGAGGCGCTGAAGCCGTTCGGCCTCACCCCGGAACGCACGCCGCCGTTCAGCCCCATGCAGGGTCCGGAGGACGATCCGCTCGCCCCCTGGCTCAGCACCGCCGCGACGCGCGCGGGCGAGGGCGAGATCGCTTCGCCGCTGCCCTTCCGCGGCGACCGCTACCTGATCGCCCATGTCGCCGCCTACACGCCCGGCGACGAAAGCGGGACGCTGCCCGGGCTGCGTCCCGAACTGGTGTCCTTCCTCCGCCGCGACCGGATCAACCGGCTGCTCACGGAGGCGGGCCGCTATACGCTCGAGGAGGCGGGGTTCCGCGACTACCGCGCCGAGCGCGAGGCGGAAGGCGAGCAGACCGCGGAAGATTGA
- a CDS encoding HesA/MoeB/ThiF family protein — translation MNFEARYRRQLDLPEIGPEGQRRLAAAAVLVAGAGGLGSPALLYLAAAGVGRLRVADPDRVQESNLQRQVLYAASDVGRLKAEAAAERLAALNPGIRVESEPRALDEAAAPSLMEGVDVVLAAVDRFAPRAILAREAHRLGRPYVHAGLAGCEGEVMTVRPGESPCYRCVFPELPPDGNDRPVGPPGPLPGVLGALQAMEAIKLICGFGTLLTGVLLRMDLAEMSFRRLPVKRNADCPVCGRRSS, via the coding sequence GTGAACTTCGAAGCACGCTACCGGCGTCAGCTCGACCTGCCCGAGATCGGGCCGGAGGGGCAGCGGCGGCTCGCCGCCGCTGCCGTACTCGTCGCCGGCGCCGGCGGGCTCGGTTCCCCCGCGTTGCTCTACCTCGCCGCGGCCGGGGTGGGACGGCTGCGCGTGGCGGACCCTGACCGCGTGCAGGAGAGTAATCTTCAGCGCCAGGTGCTGTACGCGGCGTCGGACGTCGGGCGGCTCAAGGCCGAAGCGGCCGCGGAACGGCTCGCGGCGCTCAACCCCGGCATCCGGGTCGAATCCGAACCGCGCGCCCTGGACGAGGCTGCGGCGCCTTCATTGATGGAGGGGGTCGATGTCGTGCTTGCCGCGGTGGACCGCTTCGCGCCGCGCGCCATCCTGGCCCGCGAGGCGCACCGGCTGGGGCGGCCCTACGTGCATGCCGGACTGGCGGGGTGCGAAGGCGAAGTGATGACCGTCCGCCCCGGCGAAAGCCCGTGCTATCGTTGCGTGTTTCCCGAACTGCCTCCGGACGGAAACGACCGCCCTGTCGGTCCGCCCGGCCCGCTGCCCGGCGTGCTCGGTGCGCTGCAGGCGATGGAGGCCATCAAGCTGATCTGCGGGTTCGGGACGCTGCTGACCGGCGTGCTGCTCAGGATGGACCTGGCGGAGATGTCGTTCCGCCGCCTACCCGTAAAGCGGAACGCGGATTGCCCGGTCTGCGGGAGGAGATCCTCATGA
- the trpD gene encoding anthranilate phosphoribosyltransferase → MIRECVHKLLAGEALSEPEAYETMGDIMEDRATDAQIGAYLAALRLRGLSSPVFAGSARAMRERAVPVASPDPVTVDIVGTGGDGSHTFNISTTAAFVAAGAGVTVAKHGSYGVSSRCGSADVLAELGVNIKYPPETMERGLREIGLAFLFAPSLHPAMKRVVGPRRELGFWSLFNVLGPLCNPARAAYGVLGVFRPDLVAVAADAAAHVGVRHLYVVHGQDGLDEISTTAPTFVREIRGERIESYEIAPAAFGLTPARSEDLAGGDPAVNAEMIRQVLEGDSGPRRDIVLLNAAFALAAAGKADSPKEALPLAAESIDSGAAMSKLEQLRELS, encoded by the coding sequence ATGATCCGCGAATGCGTCCATAAACTGCTGGCGGGCGAAGCGCTCTCGGAGCCCGAGGCGTATGAAACCATGGGCGATATCATGGAGGACCGCGCGACGGATGCCCAGATCGGGGCCTACCTCGCGGCGCTACGGCTGCGCGGACTCAGCTCGCCGGTGTTCGCGGGATCCGCGCGGGCGATGCGCGAACGGGCGGTGCCGGTGGCATCGCCGGACCCGGTGACGGTCGATATCGTGGGCACCGGCGGCGACGGGTCGCACACGTTCAATATCTCCACCACCGCGGCCTTCGTGGCCGCCGGCGCCGGGGTGACGGTGGCGAAACACGGCAGTTACGGGGTCTCGAGCCGCTGCGGCAGCGCGGATGTCCTGGCGGAACTGGGCGTGAACATCAAGTATCCGCCCGAGACCATGGAGCGCGGCCTGCGCGAGATCGGGCTGGCGTTCCTGTTCGCCCCCTCGCTCCATCCCGCCATGAAACGCGTGGTCGGCCCTCGCCGGGAACTGGGTTTCTGGAGTCTCTTCAACGTGCTCGGACCGCTATGCAACCCGGCCCGCGCGGCCTACGGGGTGCTCGGCGTCTTCCGCCCCGACCTGGTCGCGGTGGCCGCCGACGCCGCGGCCCATGTCGGCGTGCGGCACCTCTACGTGGTCCACGGACAGGACGGACTCGACGAAATCAGCACCACGGCCCCCACCTTCGTGCGCGAAATCCGCGGCGAACGCATCGAATCCTACGAGATCGCACCCGCCGCGTTCGGCCTCACGCCCGCCCGCTCCGAGGACCTGGCGGGGGGCGACCCGGCCGTGAACGCGGAAATGATCCGCCAGGTGCTCGAGGGCGACAGCGGCCCGCGCCGGGATATCGTGCTGCTCAACGCCGCCTTCGCGCTCGCCGCCGCCGGAAAGGCGGACAGCCCGAAAGAGGCGCTCCCCCTCGCGGCCGAATCGATCGACTCCGGCGCGGCGATGAGTAAACTGGAGCAGCTCCGGGAATTGAGTTGA
- the rpmG gene encoding 50S ribosomal protein L33, whose product MPREIITLACTECKRRNYTTTKNRQNSRGRLELRKYCPFDRRHTAHRETR is encoded by the coding sequence ATGCCCAGGGAAATCATCACGCTCGCGTGTACGGAGTGCAAGCGGCGCAATTACACGACGACGAAGAACCGGCAGAATTCGCGGGGTCGGCTCGAACTCCGGAAGTACTGCCCGTTCGACCGCAGGCATACCGCGCATCGTGAGACCCGGTAG
- a CDS encoding KpsF/GutQ family sugar-phosphate isomerase, translated as MQRACEIIDTEIEGLERLKARLDGSFREAVELILERVAAGGKVVITGVGKNTHIGRKIAATLTSVGTPAVPMHPIEAMHGDFGLLCEPDVVLAMSYSGASEELLNLIPAIRRNGNPIIGVTGFADSPLARHADLVLSVEVNREACPFNLAPTASTTAALALGDALAMVLLEARGFQREDYAKLHPGGAIGRSLLLRVSDVMRSGKRLARVHRDARVREALVAMTGARSGSLAVVDDDERVVGIFTDGDLRRHLVETPDLPEQPLAELMTPDPVTVRASGLAVDLLQIYEQHNIDDVIVVDDDDRLAGMVDIQDLPKMKIL; from the coding sequence GTGCAACGCGCTTGCGAAATCATCGACACGGAGATTGAAGGGCTGGAGCGCCTGAAAGCGCGGCTCGACGGCTCGTTCCGCGAGGCCGTGGAGTTGATCCTCGAACGCGTCGCGGCCGGGGGCAAGGTCGTCATTACCGGCGTCGGCAAGAATACCCATATCGGCCGCAAGATCGCGGCCACCCTGACCAGCGTCGGCACCCCCGCCGTGCCGATGCATCCGATCGAAGCCATGCACGGCGATTTCGGCCTGCTGTGCGAACCCGACGTGGTGCTGGCGATGAGCTACAGCGGCGCCTCGGAGGAACTGCTGAACCTCATCCCGGCCATCCGGCGCAACGGCAATCCGATCATCGGCGTAACCGGATTCGCCGATTCCCCCCTCGCCCGGCACGCGGACCTCGTGCTCTCCGTCGAAGTGAACCGCGAGGCGTGCCCGTTCAATCTTGCCCCGACGGCCAGCACGACCGCCGCGCTGGCTCTCGGGGACGCGCTCGCCATGGTGCTGCTGGAAGCCCGCGGATTCCAGCGCGAGGATTACGCCAAACTCCACCCCGGCGGCGCGATCGGACGCTCGCTCCTGCTGCGCGTCTCCGATGTCATGCGCTCGGGCAAACGCCTCGCCCGCGTGCACCGCGACGCCAGAGTGCGCGAGGCGCTCGTGGCCATGACCGGAGCCCGCTCGGGCTCGCTGGCGGTGGTCGATGACGACGAACGGGTGGTGGGCATCTTTACCGACGGCGACCTCCGCCGACACCTCGTGGAGACGCCCGACCTTCCCGAACAGCCGCTGGCGGAACTGATGACCCCCGACCCGGTCACCGTGCGCGCGTCGGGGCTTGCGGTGGACCTGCTGCAGATCTATGAACAACACAATATCGACGACGTGATCGTCGTCGACGACGACGACCGCCTGGCGGGCATGGTGGATATCCAGGACCTGCCGAAGATGAAGATTCTCTGA
- the secE gene encoding preprotein translocase subunit SecE, whose protein sequence is MKRVFGWVEKLRTYLTEVRAELKKCAWPSRRELAGSTGVVLLTVALLGVFVGLSDTVLMWAIRLVLR, encoded by the coding sequence ATGAAACGCGTTTTCGGATGGGTTGAAAAACTGCGGACGTATCTCACGGAGGTGAGGGCGGAGCTGAAGAAGTGCGCCTGGCCCTCCCGGCGTGAGCTGGCCGGTTCGACGGGCGTGGTGTTGCTGACGGTGGCCCTGCTCGGGGTGTTCGTCGGACTGAGCGACACGGTGTTGATGTGGGCCATCAGGCTGGTGCTCCGGTGA
- the rplJ gene encoding 50S ribosomal protein L10 has translation MSEREREIRPEKKAMAGEVGEEVAGSLFVILTDCKGMDMPRTTQLRQQLREADAGCRVVKNRLLRYSGEWGGERLRDEWLQGPTALVYGSGDVVEVARILKKFAKEHERPDVKGGLLRGAPVSSDDVKMLADLPPKQVLQGKLVGTLAAPMTQLAGVMHQKVSSLLYVLKAVEDKKKQAGGEE, from the coding sequence ATGAGTGAGAGGGAACGCGAGATCAGGCCGGAGAAAAAGGCGATGGCGGGTGAGGTCGGCGAGGAAGTCGCCGGTTCGCTGTTCGTCATTCTGACCGACTGCAAGGGCATGGATATGCCCCGGACCACGCAGCTGCGTCAGCAGCTCCGCGAAGCGGACGCGGGATGCCGCGTCGTTAAAAACCGGCTGTTGCGGTACTCCGGCGAGTGGGGCGGGGAACGTCTCCGCGACGAGTGGCTGCAGGGACCGACCGCGCTGGTCTACGGTTCGGGTGACGTGGTGGAGGTCGCCAGAATCCTGAAGAAATTCGCGAAAGAGCATGAGCGCCCGGACGTCAAGGGCGGGCTGCTCCGGGGGGCGCCGGTATCGTCGGACGATGTGAAGATGCTGGCGGATCTTCCGCCGAAGCAGGTGCTGCAGGGCAAGCTCGTCGGCACCCTTGCGGCGCCGATGACGCAGCTCGCGGGCGTGATGCATCAGAAGGTAAGCAGCCTTCTCTACGTTTTGAAGGCGGTTGAAGATAAGAAGAAACAGGCGGGCGGTGAAGAGTAG
- the rplL gene encoding 50S ribosomal protein L7/L12, with protein sequence MAEFVDWIEGISVLELSQLVKALEDRLGVSAAAPAAVAAPAAAEGGGEAAAEQTEFDVVLTEAGGQKIQVIKELRGITSLGLKEAKALVDGAPAPVKEGVAKEEADQIKEKLEAVGASIEIK encoded by the coding sequence ATGGCCGAGTTCGTGGACTGGATCGAGGGCATTTCGGTTCTCGAACTCTCGCAGCTGGTCAAGGCGCTTGAGGACCGGCTCGGCGTGAGCGCGGCCGCACCGGCCGCAGTGGCGGCCCCGGCGGCGGCCGAGGGCGGCGGCGAAGCGGCCGCCGAGCAGACGGAATTCGACGTCGTGCTCACGGAAGCCGGCGGACAGAAGATCCAGGTCATCAAGGAACTCCGCGGTATTACGTCGCTCGGGCTGAAGGAAGCGAAGGCCCTGGTCGACGGCGCGCCCGCTCCGGTGAAGGAAGGCGTGGCCAAAGAGGAGGCCGATCAGATCAAGGAAAAGCTTGAAGCGGTCGGCGCCTCGATCGAGATCAAGTAG
- the rplK gene encoding 50S ribosomal protein L11, which produces MGKKVTGLIKLQIPAGQANPAPPVGPALGQHGVNIMEFCKAFNAATQEQTGTVIPVEITVYEDRSFSYITKSPPAAVLLKEAAGIAKGSGEPNREKVAKVTRAQLAEIAERKKDDLNAHDTDRAVHIIAGTARSMGIEVTD; this is translated from the coding sequence ATGGGCAAGAAGGTTACAGGACTGATCAAGCTGCAGATCCCGGCGGGGCAGGCAAACCCCGCGCCGCCGGTCGGACCGGCGCTGGGTCAGCACGGTGTGAACATCATGGAATTCTGCAAGGCCTTCAACGCGGCCACGCAGGAGCAGACGGGCACGGTGATCCCCGTTGAGATCACGGTCTACGAAGACCGGTCGTTCTCCTATATCACGAAATCGCCGCCGGCCGCGGTGCTGCTGAAGGAAGCGGCGGGGATTGCCAAGGGATCGGGCGAACCGAACCGTGAAAAGGTTGCGAAGGTCACCCGAGCCCAGCTCGCGGAGATCGCAGAGCGGAAGAAGGACGATCTGAACGCGCACGACACGGACCGGGCGGTACACATTATTGCGGGTACCGCGCGCAGCATGGGAATTGAGGTGACGGACTGA